A window of Osmerus mordax isolate fOsmMor3 chromosome 11, fOsmMor3.pri, whole genome shotgun sequence genomic DNA:
cttggaagtcgctttgtataaaagcgtctgctaaatgaataaatgtaaatgtggtgtGTCGATAATGAGAAGCTGTAAGAATTCATTCTATTCAGATATGGAAAGTACAAACTGTTTCTACTGATCTACAGAAGTAGTCACATAAATTGTACAAAAGCATATTTGTTAAATGATtagtaaaatgtgtgtgtttacaataGTGTATAAACAGGGAATTAAGTATTTTAGCTTTACTTATAGTTATTATATAAGTTATAATTTTTTCAGTATTcttcttattttatttatatatatttttttttttaccttaaaTTAAGGTTCTTACTTAGTTCCTGCATTCTCATGTTATGTCATGGAAACAGACTATTTACACAAAAGGAGCTGTTAAACAACATCCATGTGAAATAATATGTTGAAACACTAACAAGGACTAACATCATATTATGAATGTGAAATTATGTGGCACTAATGTTGGTTTCTCAGTCATTATTCTGCTTAACGTCAAGAATATTTGTTCATCTTTACATGGATGATAAACCATGATTTCTTAATTTTTGTGCTAATCCACTTTTGAACGAGAATTCAGTAAGTTTATTTGATAATATTTTCCAAAGTTTTCTCCTCAGAATAACAAATGTGTCCTTGTGAAGGCGGTTAAGTGTCTGATCTGAGTCTCTCTCGGTTCCCAACACTTATCACCATGGTTTCAGTTTCCAGGGGCAGCAAATGAGATGGGCACACGCCATGGTGTTTGCGGTGGATGAGATTAATCGGGATCCCTTCCTGTTACCGGGGCTGCGTCTGGGCTACCGTATTCTGGACAGCTGTATCATGCACCCCTGGTGCCTCCGGGGGGCGCTGTCTCTGGTGGCCGGGCGGAGCCCGCAGTGTGGAGCACAGGCAGGGAAATCTGCAGGTATGTTTCTGTCTTGAGAGAGTGGATCTGTTTAAATGCATTGTCATATACACACTAACAGAGTTATTGGAAATAAATGCTTGATTTTTAGGCTTCCCCAACAAAAACTAAAATAGTGTTTTTAACTACAGCAATTTaaacaatgtacagtatttattgtatttgtttttaagGAAAATATTAAATTGTATAAAATAAAACGCAGTGCAGCGGGTTCAGTTAAGGTATTGAGTGCAAACATTCTGCATAACCTTGTATTGTTCagtcattttttattttgtgtgtaaTTTACTTCATCGAAAACTCgaaaaataaaaagatttttCGTTGTCTTCTTTGAGTGTTCTAGGTTAGTTTAGGAGCAGTTCTATGGAAGTAATGTGTGAAGACCTCATTGACAAAAAGCTTTAAAAATAAGTTTTAATTTGATTTGACTCCTCTCTAGATGGGCGTCCTCGAGACTCTGCTTCTCTGGTCATCGGCGACGCCTCGTCCACCCAGAGTATGATCCTCTCCAGCACTCTGgggcctctctctgtgcctgtggtgaggacacacactcacacacactctggggcctctctctgtgcctgtggtgaggacacacactcagcaacCCCTGGAGAATAGCCCTGTGATCCAGACACGATGGGCTTGGTTCAGTGGAAAAGAATTTTACTGCAGAAGTTTCCACATTTAAATACCCACTGACTGTCACTTTGGGTAAAAGTGTCTTCTAAAAGAATACATCTTtatgtttgatatgatttttGCAATTGTGTGTATTCCAATTTCAACTTGCTGATGAGCTTTGAGAAAGTACAACAGATAACTCTAAATACATATTTGAAAATATGGTTGACATTTGAAGCCCTCCTATTGTATATTCAAGTATAAAACgttattatttgtttttgaataTTATACGTAGTCACATTTGCTACATTATTTGATCATTTTCTGGCAAGAGTGTCTGCACGCTGTAGGTATGTACGAGTCTTTATGTTGTTCTTGCAATTCCTCCAGATCAGCTACCAGGCCAGCTGCCCCTGTCTCAGCGACAGACGTCGGTATCCCAACTTCTTCAGAACCATCCCCAGTGACGTGTACCAGGCCCGGACCATGGCCCGGCTCGCTCAGCGCTTCAGCTGGTCCTGGGTGGGAGCCGTCGCTGTGGATAATGACTACGGACGTCTAGGCATTCAGGTCTGTCTCGCTAGGGGTGTAGGGCAAGAATTTTGACTTGAGATGTTTATTTTCTGGTCATCTGCATTAGTCAGTTGAAAAGAGCAATATTCTGATTATTTGTCTATGGTCTTTTCATTGTGATCATTTTTGAAAGAGTTTCTGCTGAGATTTAATTGAAATTTTTTACTTGTGTCTAAAACTTGCAGAGTGCTGAATGTAACCACCATGACCTTACTATCCGTCTGTCTAACCTCCACTGGCATGCTCCAGGTGTTCCAGGAGGAGGTCCGAGGGACAGGGGTGTGTCTGGCGTTCTTCGAGACCTTCACCAGGGCGACTCTGGCGAGGGACATGGAGCGGGCTGCTGGTACCatccaggcctcctctgctcgcgTCATCCTGGTGTTTGCCTGGTACACTGACGCCAGAGCCCTTCTCCTGGAGCTGGCCAAGAGAAATGTGAGATTATAGATTATACCGCTGGATCAAATGTCGCTGTGTCATCAGGGTACTGCCACCTAccactgtctgtgttgtgtgttgcaggtgactGACAGACAGTTTCTTGCCAGCGAGGCCTGGAGCACCAGTACAGAGCTGCTTCAAAACCCTGCCCTCTTCAAGGTTGCGCGCGGTGTCCTGGGCGTGGCTATCGGAAGTGCCCCGATGCCTGGGTTCAACGCTCACCTGAGGGGTCTGCATCCATCAGAGCATCCTGAAGATTGGATCCTCAGGGAACTCTGGGAGATGGAGTTTGGTTGCCGCCCTgagacaggaaacacaaacagcaCGTCTCCAcccactgcccccctcctgcccccctgcagcGGAGCAGAGACTCTGTGGGGAGTAGAGAGCTCCTTCACCGACACCTCTCAGCTGAGGACCAGCTATAGCGTGTACCTGGCTGTGTACGCTGCAGCCCACGCCCTGCACAGCCTGCTCTCCTGCCCCAACAGAGACACCCCCTCCTGGGGCAACAACTCAACCTGTTCCCCTCCCCACAACCTCTCCCCTGCGGAGGTGAGCTAAATGCATCCCAGCGACCCAAGTGCATATCAATTCTTCCAAATAGTACATTCTCTATTTAGGCATTTGCTTTGCATTAGCTGTTGCAGCATCTGAAACGGGTGaacttcacctctcctctcggGGACGAGTTCTACTTCCTGGGCGCTGATATCCCTGCAGCCTACGACCTGGTGAACTGGTGGCCCACAAACAAGGGCTCCCTCAAACTGGCCACCATTGGTCAAGTCAAAGGGTCGGATCTCCGCATTGATGAATCAGCCATCCAGTGGATCACGGGATCGAATGAGGTAAAAGCGAAAGAAGACTTGATTAGGTATATAGAATTTGATGGAGGGGTGCAACAATCGTATTGTGAGCCCAATATCACGATATGTATCGTATCATGAGCCCAGTATCGCGATATGTATCGTATTGTGAGCCCAATATCGCAATATGTATCATATCGTGAGCCCAATATCGTGACACATATCAAATCGTGAGTTGAGTGTAGGTAGCAGCACTGTGCCTGTAGTCTTCACTGTCTTTAACGTTGCAGCCCCCCAAGTCAGTGTGCAGTGAGAGCTGCCCTCCTGGCACCCGATTGGCCAACAGGAAGGGGCAGCCAGTCTGCTGCTTCGACTGCATCCCCTGTTCTGACGGGGAGGTCAGCAACCACACCGGTGAGAATCAACACTACTTTACTGACTGAAACAAGGATGTTTACTTCCGTGACAAGTAGTTCATaacatttctctttctttctttgaatCTCTCTGTTCGCTGTCCTTCAGGTTCCTTCCAGTGTGAGCGCTGTCCTGAGGAGTTCTGGTCTAACAGCGCACAGACAGCCTGCATCCCTCGTCAGCTGGAGTTCCTCTCCTTCAACGAAACCATGGGAATCACCCTGACAACGGCCGCCCTGTCTGGTGCTGCGGTCACTGTTGGGGTGTTTGTTGTCTTCCTgtaccacagacacaccccactGGTGAGAGccaatcacatgacagtaaTTCCACCTGACTAGGGAGAGTTCATTGCATCACTTCCTTTCTATCATCAGTTATTCAAGTCCACTTTTCTTCTCATTTCAGGTGCGGGCAAACAACTCAGAGCTGAGCTTCCTGCTTCTGCTGTCACTCAagctctgcttcctgtgttcACTGGTGTTCATTGGTCAGCCATCTGTGTGGGCGTGTGGGCTCCAGCAGGCTGCGTTCGGGATCAGCTtcgtcctctgtctctcctgcctgctgGTCAAGACCATCGTGGTCCTGGCAGCGTTCCGGTCTTCCCAGCCCGGCGCTGGAGCTCTGATGAGGAGGTTCGGCCCAAGTCAGCAGAGAGGGAGTGTCTGCATCGTTACCTGTGTACAGGTGAGGGCTGTTAAGACAGGGAAAGCCTGCCACACTATATGGAACCCTATAGTGTCTACTAAATGTTCAATCTGAGATCAAAGGTTCTGGAACcttctgtgtgtttcaggtggtgATCTGTGCAGTGTGGTTGTTCCTGAGTCCTCCCCTGCCTGAACGTGACCTGGGCCTCCAGGGCTCCAAGGTGGTGTTGAAGTGTGCTGCTGTGGGCTCCGTGGTGGGCTTCTCCCTGGTCCTGGGGTACATTGGCCTgctggcctccctctgcctcctcctggccttcttGGCCAGGAAACTCCCAGACAACTTCAACGAGGCCAA
This region includes:
- the LOC136951431 gene encoding extracellular calcium-sensing receptor-like, which codes for MRWAHAMVFAVDEINRDPFLLPGLRLGYRILDSCIMHPWCLRGALSLVAGRSPQCGPRDSASLVIGDASSTQSMILSSTLGPLSVPVISYQASCPCLSDRRRYPNFFRTIPSDVYQARTMARLAQRFSWSWVGAVAVDNDYGRLGIQVFQEEVRGTGVCLAFFETFTRATLARDMERAAGTIQASSARVILVFAWYTDARALLLELAKRNVTDRQFLASEAWSTSTELLQNPALFKVARGVLGVAIGSAPMPGFNAHLRGLHPSEHPEDWILRELWEMEFGCRPETGNTNSTSPPTAPLLPPCSGAETLWGVESSFTDTSQLRTSYSVYLAVYAAAHALHSLLSCPNRDTPSWGNNSTCSPPHNLSPAELLQHLKRVNFTSPLGDEFYFLGADIPAAYDLVNWWPTNKGSLKLATIGQVKGSDLRIDESAIQWITGSNEPPKSVCSESCPPGTRLANRKGQPVCCFDCIPCSDGEVSNHTGSFQCERCPEEFWSNSAQTACIPRQLEFLSFNETMGITLTTAALSGAAVTVGVFVVFLYHRHTPLVRANNSELSFLLLLSLKLCFLCSLVFIGQPSVWACGLQQAAFGISFVLCLSCLLVKTIVVLAAFRSSQPGAGALMRRFGPSQQRGSVCIVTCVQVVICAVWLFLSPPLPERDLGLQGSKVVLKCAAVGSVVGFSLVLGYIGLLASLCLLLAFLARKLPDNFNEAKLITFSMLIFCAVWVAFIPAYVSSPGKFTVAVEIFAILASSYGLLACIFAPKCYIILLRPERNTKKQMMAK